The following is a genomic window from Thermodesulfobacteriota bacterium.
GTAGGGGGATTCGAATATGACAAATAGCCTAAAATACATTAAAGCACAGGACGAAAACGAGTGGGGTCACTCAAGTCAATCCCCTCGTTCAAGGGAAGAAAAGGAACAAAGGGCCGAGGAGTTACTGGATGCATACTCCCGTGCCGTAGTTACCGTGGCGGAAAAGGTTAGCCCCTCGGTCGTTAGCATTAAAACAACCCAGGAGGTAAGGGCTCAAACACCCAGAGGTGTGGTTCCTTTCGATATGACCGGCAGCGGCTCCGGGGTAGTAATCACTCCGGATGGCTATATTCTCACCAACAGCCACGTGGTTAATAACACCAAGGGCCTGGAGGTTTCCCTTTCCGATGGGCGCATATTCCCTGCTCAATTAATCGGACAGGACCCAGATACCGATTTGGCGGTCATCAGGATACCTTCATCCGACCTTCCGGCGGCGGAGCTTGGCGATTCGGATAAGCTTAAAGTCGGCCAGCTCGTAATTGCCATAGGCAATCCCTTTGGATTTCAGGCTACGGTCACGGCGGGCGTAGTCAGTGCCATGGGGAGGTCGATGCGGGGTCAATCGGGAAAACTGATCGAGAATGTGATTCAGACCGATGCCGCTTTGAACCCGGGCAACTCCGGAGGGCCACTGGTGGACAGCCGGGGCAGGGTCGTAGGAATTAACACGGCTATAATTCAGTATGCCCAGGGAATCTGCTTCGCCATTCCCGTAAACACAGCGCGCTGGGTGGCGGGGTTGTTGATAAAAGAGGGAAGAATCAAAAGGGCCTACCTGGGAATACTGGGCCGGAATAAGCCTTTGAATAGATTCGAACTTAGAAGGTTCGGCATAAATAACCAACTCGGTGTTGAAGTGCATCAGGTGTTAAAAGATAGCCCGGCCGAGCGTGCGGGCATTCATAACGGAGATGTGATCTTATCGATAAACGAGAACCCGTTGGAGAGCGTCGATGATATTCATAGATTTTTAGCCAAAATAGAAGTTGGCACGAGCCTGAACATCACAGTTTTACGAAATGGAAGGAAATTAGAGCTTAACGCCCAAGCCGAGGCCGCCCAGTAATGCTTGAGCATCATCCTAATACTACTTATCATCGGGCTAAAACATGTCCCAATATGTAATAGTTAGTATTTAACCGAGACGCTGTCCTAGCTAGTCGTATCTTACAGAACAACTTCAATTATTGAAATGTCATCCCGAGCGGCAGCGAAGGACCTAGATTCTTCGCTGCGGAATCCTACCCTGAGTCAGCCGAAGAGCCGCTCAGAATGACAGTAGTGGCAATTTGCCGGGAAAGTGTAGCCTCTCCCGACGCTGTCCGCCCAATTAAATCCTGATTATTACACCAAGACTTTTTATCGTAAAATCCATGGATAGGAGGGACAATAATGTCCCTCCTGCAAATAAAAAATGCTTGACAAGACTAAAATAGGTGTATATACTCCTAAATCATGAGTAGCCAGATAGCTCGTTCCGACATGGTCAAATGTATGGACTGTGCCTGCTTTAACTTGAGAAAGGCCGCCCGAGCCATCACTCATCTTTATGATGAAATGTTGCGACCGGCTGGGCTTAGGACCACGCAGTTTACACTCCTGGTTGCCACTAAAATGCTCGAGCCAATAACAGTGACTCGCCTTGCCAAGATAGGAGTGATGGACCGAACCACGTTGACCCGTAACCTCAGGCCGCTCGAAAAGCAGGGTTTGGTCCAGATTGCGCTGGGAAAAGACCAGCGTACAAGAGTGGTGAGGTTGACGCCAGAAGGCCAGAAGGCCTTAGCACGAGCGTTTCCGCTCTGGAAAAAAGCGCAGGCACGGGTTATTAAAGAACTCGGCCCGGAGAGATGGAATTCTTTGAGAGCATATTTGGGAGAGGTAGTATCTCTTGTAGATAAGAACTAAATTTTTTTGGATATAAAGGTGTATATACACTTAAATGGTCCTGGAGCACGTTTGGCGAACCGGTTGCCCTCGTAGGATTAGAGCTACTACTCTGGATAGTGGTTGCTCTTTCCTAGGGAATAGTAATAACAAAGATTTACGGAGGTCGGTAAATGATGAAACTGGAAGAGCATCCCATAGTGAAACGATATAATGAGAAGCCAAAAACAGAGCCGTCACCAAACCCAAAACTCGATTCGGAATGGCTTCTAAATCTTTGCCTTGAGGCGGGCGCGGATGACGTCGGATTGGTCGGTATAGACCGCCCCGAGCTTGATACTGATCGTGAGGATATATTGAATGTGTTTCCACACACGAAAACGCTGGTTAGCCTGGTCTGTCGTATGAACCGAGAGCCCATACGGAGCCCGGCTCGTTCGATTGCAAATACAGAATTTCATCAAGTTGGGGACCACGTTAACGAGGTATGTCATCGGGTCGTTTCAGAACTGGAAAATCTGGGTATACGTGCTCTGAATCCGGCGATGGGGTTTCCTATGGAGATGGATAAATGGAACACCGGTAAAATCTGGGTTGTTTCACACAAGCTCGTTGCCGTTGCTGCCGGTCTCGGCCGGATGGGAATACATAGAAATGTCATTCACCCGAAATTTGGAAGCTTCATTTTACTGGGCACGATTCTTATCGATGCGGAAGTTACAAAATACAGCCAGCCGATTGACTACAACCCCTGCGTCGAATGTAAGTTGTGCGTAGCCGCCTGCCCCACCGGAGCCATCGGGGCAGACGGCCATTTTAATTTCTCTGCATGTTATACACATAACTACCGGGAGTTTATGGGCGGGTTCGTAGATTGGGTTGAGAATATTACGGACAGCAAAAATAGCCGGGAATATCGAAGCAAAGTCAGCGATTCGGAAACCGTATCCATGTGGCAGAGTTTGTCCTATGGGGCCAACTACAAAGCGGCTTATTGCCTTGCCGTATGTCCCGCAGGCGAGGACGTCTTTGGGCCGTTTCTTGACGACCGGAAGAACTTTTTAAAAGACGTGGTCAGGCCTTTACAGGAGAAAAAAGAAACTGTTTACGTCGTTCCTAATTCCGATGCTGAAGTTTATGTGGCACGCCGGTTTCCCCACAAGACCACAAAACGGGTCTCAAACGGGCTCAGGCCTACCTCGATAAAAAGGTTTCTCCGAGGGTTACCCCTATCATTTCAAAGAGACCAATCGGAAGGACTAAATACGGTCTATCACTTCACCTTTACCGGTGAAGAAGCAGGTGAAGCAAACGTCACAATTCGGGACAAGACCATTCAGGTTCACGATGGACACGTCGGAACCGCAGATTTGCATATAACTGCCGACAGCCGCACCTGGCTTGGATTCCTGATGAAGGAACGCAGCCTAATCTGGGCATTGGTTGCGAGGAAAATAAAACTAAAAGGGTCTCATCGTTTGCTTAAAGCTT
Proteins encoded in this region:
- a CDS encoding SCP2 sterol-binding domain-containing protein gives rise to the protein MMKLEEHPIVKRYNEKPKTEPSPNPKLDSEWLLNLCLEAGADDVGLVGIDRPELDTDREDILNVFPHTKTLVSLVCRMNREPIRSPARSIANTEFHQVGDHVNEVCHRVVSELENLGIRALNPAMGFPMEMDKWNTGKIWVVSHKLVAVAAGLGRMGIHRNVIHPKFGSFILLGTILIDAEVTKYSQPIDYNPCVECKLCVAACPTGAIGADGHFNFSACYTHNYREFMGGFVDWVENITDSKNSREYRSKVSDSETVSMWQSLSYGANYKAAYCLAVCPAGEDVFGPFLDDRKNFLKDVVRPLQEKKETVYVVPNSDAEVYVARRFPHKTTKRVSNGLRPTSIKRFLRGLPLSFQRDQSEGLNTVYHFTFTGEEAGEANVTIRDKTIQVHDGHVGTADLHITADSRTWLGFLMKERSLIWALVARKIKLKGSHRLLKAFGKCFPS
- a CDS encoding trypsin-like peptidase domain-containing protein — translated: MTNSLKYIKAQDENEWGHSSQSPRSREEKEQRAEELLDAYSRAVVTVAEKVSPSVVSIKTTQEVRAQTPRGVVPFDMTGSGSGVVITPDGYILTNSHVVNNTKGLEVSLSDGRIFPAQLIGQDPDTDLAVIRIPSSDLPAAELGDSDKLKVGQLVIAIGNPFGFQATVTAGVVSAMGRSMRGQSGKLIENVIQTDAALNPGNSGGPLVDSRGRVVGINTAIIQYAQGICFAIPVNTARWVAGLLIKEGRIKRAYLGILGRNKPLNRFELRRFGINNQLGVEVHQVLKDSPAERAGIHNGDVILSINENPLESVDDIHRFLAKIEVGTSLNITVLRNGRKLELNAQAEAAQ
- a CDS encoding MarR family winged helix-turn-helix transcriptional regulator, producing MSSQIARSDMVKCMDCACFNLRKAARAITHLYDEMLRPAGLRTTQFTLLVATKMLEPITVTRLAKIGVMDRTTLTRNLRPLEKQGLVQIALGKDQRTRVVRLTPEGQKALARAFPLWKKAQARVIKELGPERWNSLRAYLGEVVSLVDKN